In Spinacia oleracea cultivar Varoflay chromosome 5, BTI_SOV_V1, whole genome shotgun sequence, a single window of DNA contains:
- the LOC110784418 gene encoding peroxisomal OPC-8:0-CoA ligase 1 produces MEQHSNNIIVDPRSGFCNSNSTFYSKRPSIPLPPNASLDITTFISSRPHRTTTAFIDASNGRHLSYSDLWSAVDSLSFSLSSKWGVRKGHVILILSPNSLSFPLVCLSVMSLGALITTANPLNTTREIAKQIADSKPFLAFTTPELSPKLAGSDVPIVLLNGELEKASFVNNNNLKVLTTLEDMLAVKGQRNEESVRVKERVCQNDAAALLYSSGTTGASKGVISSHRNMIAMVQTVIGRFKLDDEYQRSGGSQGSTFICTVPMFHIYGLVAFATGLLAAGATIVILPKFEMNDLLLAISKYKVSYFPLVPPILVAMVNHADQIKKNYDLSSLRHVLSGGAPLGKEVIEGFVEKFPNVVIMQGYGLTESTAIGASTDCLEESRRYGTAGLISPSIEAKIVDPETGNVLGVNQTGELWLRGHTVMKGYFNNQEATVSTLTSDGWLKTGDVCYIDEDGFLFVVDRLKELIKYKGYQVPPAELEALLLTHPEIADAAVIPVPDKNVGQFPMAYVVRKAGSSLSENEIMDFVTKQVAPYKRIRRVAFIDSVPKNASGKILRKDLIKLATSGSKL; encoded by the exons ATGGAGCAACATAGCAACAACATTATAGTAGACCCAAGAAGCGGCTTCTGCAACAGCAACTCCACTTTTTACAGCAAACGCCCTTCTATCCCTCTCCCACCAAACGCGTCCTTAGATATCACCACCTTCATCTCTTCCCGACCTCACAGAACCACCACCGCCTTCATCGACGCCTCAAATGGCCGCCACTTATCATACTCCGACCTCTGGTCTGCCGTCGATTCACTctcattctctctctcctccaagtGGGGTGTACGCAAAGGCCATGTCATCCTCATCCTATCACCAAACTCTCTCTCCTTCCCCCTCGTCTGCCTCTCAGTCATGTCCCTCGGCGCGTTGATCACAACCGCCAACCCTTTGAACACCACGCGCGAAATCGCCAAACAAATCGCGGACTCCAAGCCATTCCTCGCTTTCACCACTCCTGAACTCTCCCCCAAACTCGCCGGTTCCGACGTCCCGATAGTCCTACTCAACGGAGAATTGGAAAAGGCTAGTTTCGTGAATAATAACAATCTGAAGGTCTTGACGACATTGGAGGACATGTTGGCGGTCAAAGGACAGAGAAACGAGGAGAGTGTGAGAGTGAAGGAGAGAGTTTGCCAAAACGACGCCGCTGCGCTGCTGTATTCGTCGGGTACAACGGGGGCGAGTAAAGGGGTAATATCGTCTCATCGGAATATGATCGCGATGGTGCAGACGGTCATTGGACGGTTCAAATTAGATGATGAGTATCAGAGGAGTGGTGGGTCCCAGGGTAGTACGTTCATATGTACTGTTCCGATGTTTCACATATATGGCCTTGTTGCCTTTGCTACag GATTACTAGCAGCTGGAGCTACCATTGTTATCTTGCCCAAATTTGAAATGAATGATTTGCTCCTAGCAATATCAAAGTACAAGGTCAGTTACTTTCCGCTGGTTCCACCAATTCTTGTAGCAATGGTGAACCACGCGGATCAAATCAAGAAGAACTATGATTTGAGTTCGTTGAGACATGTTTTGTCAGGAGGAGCCCCATTAGGAAAGGAAGTGATAGAGGGTTTTGTAGAGAAGTTCCCAAATGTTGTAATCATGCAGGGGTATGGGCTTACAGAGTCCACAGCCATTGGGGCATCCACAGACTGCTTGGAGGAGAGTCGTAGGTATGGAACAGCTGGGTTGATTTCACCAAGCATAGAGGCAAAGATTGTTGACCCAGAGACTGGAAATGTTTTGGGGGTTAATCAGACTGGTGAGCTTTGGCTACGTGGCCACACTGTGATGAAAG GCTACTTTAATAACCAGGAGGCGACTGTTTCAACTCTCACTTCAGACGGTTGGCTAAAAACAGGAGATGTGTGCTATATAGATGAAGATGGCTTCCTCTTTGTGGTTGATAGACTCAAGGAGTTGATCAAGTACAAGGGATATCAG GTTCCACCTGCTGAATTAGAAGCATTGCTGCTTACTCATCCAGAAATTGCAGATGCTGCTGTTATTCC GGTCCCAGATAAGAATGTTGGTCAGTTTCCAATGGCATATGTGGTGAGGAAAGCCGGTAGTTCCTTATCAGAGAACGAGATCATGGATTTTGTAACAAAACAG GTCGCTCCTTACAAAAGAATCCGAAGGGTGGCGTTTATAGATTCTGTACCTAAGAATGCATCTGGGAAGATTCTGCGGAAAGACCTCATCAAATTGGCTACTTCTGGTTCGAAACTATGA